One stretch of Planococcus sp. PAMC 21323 DNA includes these proteins:
- a CDS encoding ACT domain-containing protein yields the protein MKDISEQRYYLVREDVLTEAMQKTLEVKRMLQNDRISILDAVNKTGLSRSAFYKYRDAVFPFHSIVKERILTVFLQLEDRSGTLATLLQTVAENGCNILTIHQTIPIQGRANVTLSLDVTAMDGNLDVFLQQLKKLDFVESADVVSSGSS from the coding sequence ATGAAGGATATTTCGGAACAACGATATTATTTAGTGCGTGAAGACGTTTTAACAGAAGCGATGCAAAAAACGCTTGAAGTGAAAAGAATGCTGCAAAATGACCGCATTTCCATTTTGGATGCTGTGAACAAAACAGGTCTTTCGCGCTCCGCGTTTTATAAATATCGTGACGCTGTATTTCCGTTCCATTCGATTGTCAAAGAACGGATCTTGACGGTTTTCTTGCAATTAGAAGACCGCTCAGGAACGCTTGCGACACTTCTGCAAACAGTCGCTGAAAACGGCTGTAATATTTTAACCATCCATCAAACCATTCCGATCCAAGGGCGAGCGAATGTCACTTTGTCTTTGGACGTTACGGCGATGGACGGGAATTTGGACGTATTTTTGCAACAGCTGAAAAAACTCGATTTTGTCGAGTCAGCTGATGTGGTATCAAGTGGATCATCTTAA
- the queA gene encoding tRNA preQ1(34) S-adenosylmethionine ribosyltransferase-isomerase QueA, giving the protein MTKLQTTTSLNIQDYDFDLPEELIAQTPLLDRTSSRLLVMNQQTGETSHRHFRDITDYLQKGDTLVLNDTRVLPARLMGVKEDTGANIELLLLKQIEDDVWETLVKPAKKVKIGTVVSFGEGLLRAECTGILDHGGRHFKMIYDGIFYEILDQLGEMPLPPYIREKLEDQDRYQTVFAKERGSAAAPTAGLHFTDELLERIRNKGVNITFITLHVGLGTFRPVSVDSIEDHEMHSEFYRISKETADLINETKQNGGRIVSVGTTSTRTLESVAQKFDGELQEDSGWTDIFIFPGYEFKAVDGLITNFHLPKSTLVMLVSALSSRDLILNAYKQAVDERYRFFSFGDAMFIEPQKKETHQ; this is encoded by the coding sequence ATGACTAAACTACAAACAACGACAAGCTTAAACATACAAGATTATGATTTTGATTTGCCAGAAGAATTGATTGCGCAAACGCCATTACTCGACCGTACGTCGAGTCGTCTTTTGGTGATGAATCAGCAAACAGGAGAGACGTCTCACCGCCATTTTCGGGACATTACCGATTACTTGCAAAAAGGCGACACACTCGTATTAAACGATACGCGTGTGCTACCTGCTCGTTTAATGGGTGTGAAAGAAGATACTGGGGCAAACATTGAACTATTACTTCTAAAGCAAATAGAAGACGATGTGTGGGAAACCCTAGTGAAACCTGCAAAAAAAGTAAAAATAGGGACAGTTGTTTCATTCGGTGAAGGCTTATTGCGTGCAGAATGTACCGGTATTCTGGATCACGGTGGACGTCATTTTAAAATGATCTATGACGGAATTTTTTATGAGATTTTGGATCAATTGGGCGAAATGCCATTGCCTCCTTATATTCGTGAAAAACTAGAAGACCAAGACCGTTACCAAACGGTTTTTGCAAAAGAACGCGGCAGTGCTGCGGCTCCTACTGCTGGACTTCATTTTACTGATGAGTTATTGGAAAGAATCCGTAACAAAGGTGTCAATATCACATTTATCACGCTTCACGTAGGACTGGGCACATTCCGTCCGGTATCGGTTGACTCGATTGAAGATCACGAAATGCATTCGGAATTTTACCGAATTTCAAAAGAAACAGCCGATCTTATTAATGAAACAAAACAAAATGGTGGACGAATTGTGTCAGTTGGCACAACTTCGACACGTACACTTGAGTCGGTCGCACAAAAGTTTGATGGTGAATTACAAGAAGATAGTGGCTGGACGGATATTTTTATTTTCCCGGGCTATGAATTTAAAGCGGTTGATGGCTTAATCACCAATTTCCATTTGCCAAAATCGACATTGGTTATGCTCGTTAGCGCATTATCGAGTCGCGACCTTATATTAAATGCCTATAAACAAGCAGTAGATGAACGTTACCGTTTTTTCAGCTTTGGAGATGCGATGTTTATTGAACCACAGAAAAAGGAGACTCACCAATGA
- a CDS encoding ribosomal-processing cysteine protease Prp: MILVTVKETSNRISSFEMSGHADYAEHGQDLVCAGASAVSFGAVNAIIELMGIEPDIQQANSGFLKVSFPSNLDDKTDEQVQLLVRSMIVSLKTIEQDYEEYIKITFTA; encoded by the coding sequence ATGATACTTGTAACTGTAAAAGAAACGTCAAACCGCATTTCGTCCTTTGAAATGTCAGGTCACGCGGATTACGCTGAACACGGGCAAGACCTCGTTTGTGCTGGAGCATCTGCTGTCTCTTTTGGAGCTGTGAATGCCATCATAGAACTTATGGGAATCGAACCAGATATTCAGCAAGCGAATAGCGGCTTTTTAAAAGTCAGTTTTCCGAGTAACTTGGATGATAAGACGGATGAGCAGGTTCAACTGCTAGTGCGCTCTATGATTGTTTCATTAAAAACGATTGAACAAGACTATGAAGAATATATTAAAATAACCTTCACAGCTTAG
- a CDS encoding nuclease-related domain-containing protein has translation MNEFLLVQMISAEKLLASHESKQMVVSELKNSLAGVSGEQRTAALLKRELDLPREFALLSDIHIPYKDGSVQIDLLLVHGDFICVLEVKNMIGEFYFDSVNFQFHRIVDGRREGMRNPEAQLHRAVKAVSGFLGVPAHGVIVLASRSGKVVDAPKHYPVVSLDYLPFHLEQLAHGAELFNVATLTAKLHGLPMRNTKRQWLERQKITLDSLRLGVTCPTCRNCPLVWQNRKWHCARCNFNSRDAHEVTLQEYAVLFGNKLDTQIAYKLLGVEDKYVLYRLLVKSAPKSNVRGKRQIIENRDLLRAYFARVYR, from the coding sequence ATGAACGAATTTTTACTTGTTCAAATGATTTCAGCAGAAAAATTGTTAGCTAGTCATGAATCAAAACAAATGGTGGTTTCCGAATTAAAAAACTCTCTAGCAGGCGTGAGTGGTGAACAGCGCACGGCTGCTTTGTTGAAAAGAGAATTAGATTTACCTAGAGAATTTGCTTTGTTGAGTGATATTCATATTCCTTATAAAGACGGCTCGGTGCAAATTGACTTGTTGCTGGTCCATGGAGACTTTATTTGCGTGCTGGAAGTAAAGAACATGATCGGCGAGTTTTATTTTGACTCAGTAAATTTTCAGTTTCACCGTATTGTTGATGGCCGCAGGGAAGGAATGCGAAACCCAGAAGCGCAATTGCACCGCGCCGTAAAAGCAGTTTCTGGATTTCTCGGGGTCCCTGCGCACGGTGTCATCGTTCTTGCGAGTCGTTCAGGAAAAGTAGTCGATGCCCCGAAACATTATCCGGTTGTATCGCTTGATTACTTGCCATTTCACTTAGAGCAGCTAGCGCACGGAGCGGAACTTTTTAACGTCGCAACATTAACAGCGAAGTTACACGGACTGCCAATGCGCAATACCAAACGACAATGGCTCGAGCGTCAAAAGATTACGCTCGATTCGCTGCGTCTCGGTGTGACTTGTCCAACTTGCCGCAACTGTCCGCTTGTCTGGCAAAATCGTAAATGGCATTGTGCTAGATGTAATTTTAATTCGCGAGATGCACACGAAGTCACATTGCAAGAATACGCCGTGCTGTTTGGCAATAAACTCGACACGCAAATTGCGTATAAGTTGCTCGGTGTCGAAGACAAATACGTATTGTACCGGTTGCTCGTAAAGTCAGCTCCAAAGAGTAACGTGCGGGGCAAGCGGCAAATTATAGAAAACCGCGATTTGCTAAGAGCGTATTTTGCTCGCGTTTATAGGTGA
- the tgt gene encoding tRNA guanosine(34) transglycosylase Tgt, with amino-acid sequence MTAAVTYEHIKTCKQTGARLGIVHTPHGSFETPAFMPVGTQATVKTMSPEELKAMNAGIILSNTYHLWLRPGNDVIKEAGGLHKFMNWDRPILTDSGGFQVFSLSEFRNIKEEGVHFRNHMNGDKLFLSPEKAMHIQNDLGSDIMMAFDECPPFPATHEYMKSSVERTSRWAERCLEAHQRPQDQALFGIIQGGEFEDLRKQSAQDLVSLDFPGYAIGGLSVGEPKDVMNRALEYTTPLMPADKPRYLMGVGSPDSLIDGAIRGIDMFDCVLPTRIARNGTLMTSTGRLNIKNAAFKRDFGPIDEKCDCYTCTNYSRAYVHHLIRADETFGIRLTSYHNLQFLLNLMGQVRQAIREDRLGDFREEFFEAYGFNKPNAKNF; translated from the coding sequence ATGACAGCAGCAGTTACGTACGAACACATCAAAACCTGTAAACAAACAGGCGCACGACTCGGAATCGTCCACACACCACACGGTTCTTTTGAAACACCGGCATTTATGCCAGTCGGTACACAAGCAACCGTTAAAACCATGTCACCAGAAGAATTAAAAGCAATGAACGCGGGCATCATTTTAAGTAACACCTACCATTTATGGTTGCGTCCAGGGAATGATGTCATTAAAGAAGCGGGTGGATTGCATAAATTCATGAACTGGGATCGTCCGATTTTAACGGATTCCGGCGGTTTCCAAGTATTTTCACTAAGTGAATTCCGCAATATTAAAGAAGAAGGCGTTCATTTCCGTAATCACATGAACGGCGATAAATTGTTTTTGAGCCCTGAAAAAGCAATGCATATTCAAAATGATCTAGGATCTGACATCATGATGGCATTTGACGAATGTCCACCATTCCCAGCGACGCATGAATACATGAAGTCAAGTGTTGAACGAACGTCTCGATGGGCAGAGCGTTGTCTTGAAGCGCATCAACGTCCACAAGATCAAGCATTATTTGGCATCATTCAAGGTGGCGAATTTGAAGACTTGCGCAAACAAAGTGCGCAAGACCTTGTGTCTCTTGATTTCCCAGGATACGCAATTGGTGGATTGTCAGTTGGTGAACCAAAAGACGTCATGAACCGTGCGTTAGAATATACAACGCCGTTAATGCCAGCCGACAAGCCTCGATATTTAATGGGTGTTGGTTCACCCGATTCACTTATCGACGGTGCAATTCGCGGCATTGATATGTTTGATTGTGTCTTACCGACACGTATTGCGCGTAATGGTACATTGATGACAAGCACTGGACGTTTAAATATTAAAAACGCAGCATTCAAGCGTGATTTTGGACCAATCGACGAGAAATGTGATTGCTACACTTGCACAAATTATTCGCGTGCATATGTCCATCATTTGATTCGTGCAGATGAAACCTTCGGAATTCGACTTACTAGTTATCATAACCTGCAATTTCTGTTAAACTTAATGGGACAGGTGCGTCAAGCTATTCGAGAAGACCGCCTGGGAGATTTCCGCGAAGAATTTTTTGAAGCTTACGGTTTCAATAAACCCAATGCTAAAAATTTCTGA
- a CDS encoding transcription repressor NadR → MKKLLGEQRRQFLLEKIKTSNEPITGSDLAALANVSRQVIVGDMTLLKAKGEPILATSQGYLYLADRTTEKASRRIACRHQADDTERELILLVEAGVTVKDVSIEHPVYGELTAGVHVSSVQEVEVFMKRIRDTGASYLLELTDGTHLHTITAPDSATLDQAVRAMREHGFLLEESE, encoded by the coding sequence ATGAAAAAATTATTGGGCGAACAACGCCGTCAATTTTTGTTAGAAAAAATCAAAACATCAAACGAGCCAATCACAGGCAGTGATTTGGCTGCTCTTGCAAATGTATCTCGCCAAGTGATTGTTGGCGATATGACTTTGCTAAAAGCAAAAGGTGAACCTATACTTGCAACGAGCCAAGGCTATTTGTATTTGGCGGATCGCACAACTGAAAAAGCGAGCCGCCGTATTGCGTGTCGTCACCAAGCGGATGACACGGAACGCGAATTAATCTTATTAGTCGAAGCGGGTGTTACCGTTAAAGACGTGTCAATCGAACATCCTGTTTACGGAGAATTAACAGCGGGTGTTCATGTCTCGAGCGTGCAAGAAGTAGAAGTCTTTATGAAACGCATCCGCGACACCGGTGCTAGCTACTTACTGGAGTTAACAGATGGCACGCATCTACACACGATTACTGCACCAGACTCCGCAACACTTGATCAAGCGGTTCGTGCAATGCGTGAGCATGGATTTTTATTAGAAGAAAGTGAATAG
- the ruvB gene encoding Holliday junction branch migration DNA helicase RuvB, with protein sequence MEDRIIDSEVSEFDDRFEQSLRPQMLSQYIGQHKVKHNLQIFIEAAKMRQESLDHVLLYGPPGLGKTTLAAVIANEMEVNVKMTSGPAIERPGDLAAIVSSLEPGDVLFIDEIHRLNRAIEEVLYPAMEDFCLDIVVGKGPTARSVRLDLPPFTLIGATTRAGALSAPLRDRFGVLSRLDYYDTEALTEIVIRSSKLFEADIDPNAAVEIARRSRGTPRIANRLLKRVRDYAQVRGTGTITMDMAEQALEMLQVDPLGLDHIDHKLLTGMIERFRGGPVGLDTIAASIGEESTTIEDVYEPYLLQIGFIQRTPRGRTVTQLAYEHFKLEMPE encoded by the coding sequence ATGGAAGATCGCATAATCGATAGTGAAGTTTCGGAATTTGATGATCGTTTCGAGCAATCGCTGCGACCTCAAATGTTGTCTCAATATATTGGACAACATAAAGTAAAACACAATTTGCAAATTTTTATTGAAGCTGCAAAAATGCGTCAAGAAAGTTTAGACCATGTCTTGTTGTATGGGCCTCCTGGACTCGGGAAGACCACATTGGCAGCTGTTATCGCCAATGAAATGGAAGTCAATGTTAAAATGACTAGTGGACCAGCCATTGAACGACCAGGTGATTTAGCGGCCATTGTTTCATCATTAGAACCAGGTGATGTTTTGTTTATCGATGAAATTCACCGCTTAAACCGTGCAATCGAAGAAGTGTTATATCCAGCAATGGAAGATTTTTGTTTGGATATAGTCGTAGGTAAAGGTCCAACAGCGAGATCTGTCAGACTCGATTTGCCGCCGTTTACGTTAATTGGTGCAACAACGCGAGCTGGAGCTTTGTCAGCACCGCTACGTGACCGTTTTGGTGTGTTGTCACGACTCGATTATTACGACACAGAAGCTTTGACGGAAATCGTCATTCGCTCTTCTAAATTATTCGAAGCAGACATAGATCCAAACGCCGCTGTTGAAATAGCACGCCGTTCTCGTGGAACACCACGTATTGCCAATCGTTTACTGAAACGCGTACGTGATTATGCACAAGTTCGCGGAACCGGCACAATCACAATGGATATGGCAGAGCAAGCTCTTGAAATGTTGCAAGTCGACCCACTTGGGCTTGATCATATTGATCATAAATTATTAACGGGCATGATTGAACGTTTCCGTGGCGGTCCTGTTGGACTTGATACTATTGCGGCAAGTATTGGGGAAGAGTCGACAACGATTGAAGATGTTTACGAACCGTATTTGCTGCAAATTGGTTTTATTCAACGAACGCCTAGAGGTCGTACTGTTACACAATTAGCCTATGAACACTTTAAATTGGAGATGCCTGAATGA
- the minD gene encoding septum site-determining protein MinD codes for MGEAIVITSGKGGVGKTTTTANLGTALALQGKKVCLIDTDIGLRNLDVILGLENRIIYDLIDVLEGRCKVHQALVKDKRFDDMLYLLPAAQTADKNDVNPEQMKELVTELKKDYDFVIIDCPAGIEQGYKNAVAGADHAIVVTTPEISAVRDADRIIGLLELEENIDAPRLIINRIRPHLMKAGEALDVNEITTHLSIDLLGIVADDERVISSSNKGEPIVMDPSNTAALGYRNIARRLLGESVPLMSMEKAPPSLFTKIKAVFTK; via the coding sequence GTGGGAGAAGCTATCGTAATTACATCAGGTAAGGGAGGCGTCGGTAAAACGACGACAACCGCCAACCTCGGCACTGCATTGGCCCTTCAAGGGAAGAAAGTATGTTTGATCGATACCGATATTGGCTTACGTAACCTTGATGTTATTTTAGGACTTGAAAATCGTATCATTTATGATTTGATTGACGTATTAGAAGGTCGTTGCAAAGTGCACCAGGCGCTTGTGAAAGACAAACGTTTTGATGATATGCTTTATTTATTGCCAGCAGCGCAAACTGCTGACAAAAACGATGTGAATCCAGAACAAATGAAAGAACTCGTGACTGAACTGAAAAAAGATTATGATTTTGTCATTATCGATTGCCCAGCCGGCATCGAGCAAGGCTATAAAAATGCTGTCGCTGGAGCGGATCACGCAATTGTCGTGACAACTCCTGAAATTTCAGCAGTTCGCGACGCTGACCGCATTATCGGTTTGTTGGAACTTGAAGAAAACATTGATGCACCGCGTTTAATCATTAACCGTATTCGCCCACATTTGATGAAAGCGGGAGAAGCGCTTGATGTGAATGAAATCACGACACATTTATCGATTGATTTACTAGGCATCGTGGCTGACGATGAGCGCGTTATTTCAAGCTCAAACAAAGGTGAACCGATTGTTATGGATCCGTCTAACACTGCAGCACTTGGCTACCGCAATATTGCTCGCCGCTTGCTAGGTGAATCGGTGCCGTTGATGAGCATGGAAAAAGCACCACCAAGTTTGTTTACAAAAATCAAAGCCGTCTTTACGAAATAA
- a CDS encoding Spo0B domain-containing protein encodes MDKPMTVAQSLRHARHDFLNDLQLIKMNLDLGRLQEAQVLIRSYAEASMHASRLADIGLPLTEEWLLTVNWRFPGFNFQVECQAVTAPTHLDGEFQRFLEDFVELAKQQLSPYQVFDCKILLKSDKAFFEIMISCSENWPDLKLVETDGFTVRKECSEDNTMIVVRARMEG; translated from the coding sequence ATGGATAAACCAATGACAGTGGCACAATCGCTTCGGCATGCGCGCCATGATTTTTTAAATGACCTTCAATTAATCAAAATGAATTTAGATCTTGGCCGTCTGCAAGAGGCACAAGTGCTTATTCGTTCGTATGCCGAAGCGTCTATGCATGCCAGCCGGCTAGCCGACATCGGGCTACCGCTGACAGAGGAGTGGCTGCTAACAGTCAATTGGCGCTTTCCTGGATTTAATTTCCAAGTAGAGTGTCAGGCTGTTACAGCGCCCACACATTTAGATGGCGAATTCCAGCGTTTTTTAGAGGATTTTGTAGAATTAGCAAAACAGCAATTGAGTCCTTATCAAGTGTTTGATTGTAAGATTTTATTAAAGTCTGATAAAGCGTTTTTTGAAATAATGATCAGTTGTTCGGAGAATTGGCCGGACTTGAAGCTAGTGGAAACAGATGGATTCACTGTACGAAAAGAGTGTAGCGAAGACAACACAATGATTGTTGTTCGTGCACGGATGGAGGGATAA
- the obgE gene encoding GTPase ObgE, giving the protein MFVDHVKVYVKGGDGGDGMVAFRREKYVPNGGPAGGDGGKGGNIVFIVEEGLRTLMDFRYKRIFKAERGTHGMSKNQHGAKAEDTLIKVPPGTVVKDVDTGETIADLVEHGQTAVIAKGGRGGRGNSRFATPANPAPELSEKGEPGYERNVILELKVLADAGLVGFPSVGKSTLLSVVSAAKPKIAEYHFTTIVPNLGMVETEDQRSFVMADLPGLIQGAHEGIGLGHQFLRHIERTRVIIHVIDMSGLEGREPYEDYLTINEELKQYNMRLTERPQLIVANKMDMPDSEENLAKFREKLPEDARIFPISALSRKGLNNLLFAIADVIEVTPEFPLMGDEEADSESTVLYKHETDADGFDITRGPDGAFILSGYAIERMFKMTDFSREDSIRRFARQMRGMGIDDALRERGAENGDTVRLLEFEFEFMD; this is encoded by the coding sequence ATGTTTGTCGATCACGTAAAAGTTTATGTTAAAGGTGGCGACGGCGGAGATGGCATGGTTGCTTTCCGTCGCGAAAAATATGTACCAAACGGCGGCCCTGCCGGTGGAGATGGTGGTAAAGGCGGGAATATCGTCTTTATCGTTGAAGAAGGATTACGTACGCTAATGGATTTCCGTTACAAACGGATCTTTAAAGCTGAACGTGGAACACACGGAATGAGTAAAAACCAACACGGTGCAAAAGCAGAAGATACATTGATCAAAGTTCCACCAGGCACAGTTGTAAAAGACGTCGATACAGGCGAAACAATTGCTGACTTAGTTGAACACGGTCAAACTGCTGTTATCGCTAAAGGTGGTCGTGGCGGACGTGGGAACTCACGTTTTGCAACACCTGCAAACCCAGCTCCAGAGCTTTCTGAAAAAGGCGAACCGGGTTATGAGCGTAATGTTATTTTGGAATTGAAAGTATTGGCAGATGCTGGACTTGTTGGATTCCCGAGTGTCGGGAAATCGACATTATTGTCAGTCGTTTCTGCTGCGAAGCCGAAAATTGCTGAATACCATTTCACAACGATCGTTCCAAACTTGGGCATGGTTGAAACAGAAGACCAGCGCAGCTTTGTTATGGCCGATCTTCCTGGATTAATCCAAGGCGCTCACGAAGGAATCGGTCTTGGCCATCAATTCCTACGTCATATCGAACGCACACGTGTCATCATTCACGTAATTGATATGTCTGGTCTTGAAGGACGCGAACCTTACGAAGATTACTTAACAATCAATGAAGAATTAAAACAATACAATATGCGTTTAACAGAACGTCCGCAATTGATCGTTGCAAACAAAATGGATATGCCTGATTCTGAAGAGAATTTAGCGAAATTCCGCGAAAAATTGCCGGAAGATGCACGCATTTTCCCGATTTCAGCATTGTCGCGTAAAGGATTAAACAACTTATTGTTTGCCATTGCGGATGTCATTGAAGTAACACCAGAATTCCCGTTAATGGGTGACGAAGAAGCCGATTCAGAAAGCACAGTATTGTACAAACACGAAACGGATGCAGATGGCTTTGACATTACACGCGGTCCAGATGGCGCATTTATCCTATCTGGCTATGCGATTGAACGTATGTTCAAAATGACGGACTTTTCTCGTGAAGATTCAATTCGTCGCTTTGCTCGTCAAATGCGCGGTATGGGAATTGATGATGCTCTTCGTGAACGTGGCGCAGAAAATGGCGACACGGTTCGTTTGCTTGAATTCGAATTCGAATTTATGGATTGA
- the rpmA gene encoding 50S ribosomal protein L27 — MLRLDLQFFASKKGVGSTRNGRDSESKRLGAKRADGQEVTGGSILYRQRGTRIYPGENVGRGGDDTLFAKIDGVVRFERFGRDKKKVSVYPVAQEA; from the coding sequence ATGTTAAGATTAGATCTTCAGTTTTTTGCATCTAAAAAAGGTGTAGGTTCAACGAGAAACGGACGTGACTCAGAATCTAAACGCCTTGGCGCAAAACGTGCAGACGGCCAAGAAGTTACTGGTGGTTCAATTTTATACCGTCAACGCGGTACTAGAATTTATCCAGGTGAGAACGTTGGACGCGGCGGAGACGATACACTTTTTGCTAAAATCGACGGAGTTGTTCGTTTCGAACGTTTCGGACGCGATAAGAAAAAAGTTAGCGTATATCCAGTTGCACAAGAAGCTTAA
- the pheA gene encoding prephenate dehydratase, whose product MTGQAISKRISYLGPEASFTHLAATKVFPDSTLVPFTTIPECIEAVAEGSVDYAVVPLENALEGSVPLTLDYLFHEAELYVTAEVLSPIEQHLLVHPENRHAESFEAIYSHPHALAQCHKYLYYTYKSTPLEQYSSTAAAAKMVSELPERNIAAIGNEFSAHKYGLDILQRDIHDFHFNHTRFFVVSKSNHKLDNPQHEEQIKTTLMMTLPDDDRSGVLHQILSVFAWRRLNLSKIESRPLKTGLGDYFFIADVLADENDAMMRGAFEELTALGCTVKTLGSYYTYKN is encoded by the coding sequence ATGACTGGACAAGCTATAAGTAAACGAATTTCGTATTTAGGGCCGGAAGCGTCATTTACACACCTTGCGGCAACAAAAGTTTTTCCTGATAGTACACTGGTGCCATTTACAACCATTCCCGAATGCATAGAAGCAGTGGCAGAAGGCAGCGTAGACTACGCTGTCGTGCCACTGGAAAATGCATTAGAAGGATCGGTTCCATTAACACTGGATTATTTATTCCATGAAGCCGAATTGTATGTGACGGCTGAAGTATTATCGCCGATTGAACAGCATTTATTGGTGCACCCTGAAAACCGCCACGCGGAATCATTTGAAGCGATATATTCGCATCCGCATGCACTGGCACAATGTCATAAATATCTTTACTATACATATAAAAGCACACCACTAGAGCAATATAGCTCGACAGCAGCCGCGGCTAAAATGGTATCGGAGTTGCCCGAGCGTAATATTGCAGCAATTGGCAATGAATTCTCAGCCCATAAATACGGCTTGGACATCTTGCAACGCGATATTCATGATTTCCATTTTAATCACACACGCTTTTTTGTGGTGTCAAAATCCAATCATAAGCTAGACAATCCGCAACATGAGGAACAAATCAAAACAACCTTGATGATGACCTTGCCAGACGATGATCGTTCAGGTGTGTTACACCAAATTTTGTCGGTTTTTGCATGGAGACGGTTAAACTTGAGTAAAATCGAGTCGCGTCCATTAAAAACGGGTCTTGGGGATTATTTCTTTATCGCGGATGTACTAGCGGACGAAAACGATGCGATGATGCGCGGTGCGTTCGAAGAACTTACAGCTTTAGGATGCACAGTGAAAACGCTCGGCTCGTATTACACGTACAAAAATTAA
- the ruvA gene encoding Holliday junction branch migration protein RuvA produces the protein MYDYIKGTVTRVTPEYLVIEQQGIGWQIFAPNPYSFGTEDLQVFLHHHVREDAQLLFGFPTFEQRELFRKLISVSGIGPKGALAILASGQPQHVIEAIEQEDESYLVKFPGVGKKTARQMILDLKGKLTEFFGESLGAEDTHNLLSSDQGELEEAMLALGALGYSEREINKVKPQLRDLDLDTEGFMKKALQLLLKQN, from the coding sequence ATGTACGATTACATAAAAGGCACGGTAACACGCGTAACGCCTGAATATTTAGTAATAGAACAGCAAGGAATTGGCTGGCAAATATTTGCGCCAAATCCGTATTCATTTGGTACAGAAGATTTACAAGTATTTCTGCATCATCACGTGCGAGAAGATGCCCAATTGCTTTTTGGCTTTCCGACGTTTGAACAGCGAGAATTATTTCGTAAGTTAATTTCGGTTTCTGGTATCGGTCCAAAAGGTGCTTTAGCCATTTTAGCGAGCGGACAACCGCAACACGTGATTGAAGCGATTGAACAGGAAGATGAGTCGTATTTAGTGAAATTTCCGGGAGTCGGCAAAAAAACGGCTCGTCAAATGATTTTGGATTTAAAGGGCAAGCTTACCGAGTTTTTTGGCGAATCATTAGGAGCCGAAGACACCCACAACTTGCTGTCTAGCGACCAAGGTGAACTTGAAGAAGCAATGTTGGCCCTTGGCGCACTTGGTTATTCAGAACGTGAAATCAATAAAGTAAAACCACAACTACGTGATTTAGATTTAGATACAGAAGGCTTTATGAAAAAAGCGTTACAGTTACTACTTAAACAAAACTGA
- the rplU gene encoding 50S ribosomal protein L21 — protein MYAIIETGGKQIKVEAGQEIYVEKLTGEAGDVITFDKVLFVGGDDTKVGVPFVEGATVTAKVVKSGRAKKITVFTYKAKKNYHRKKGHRQPYTKLTVDAINL, from the coding sequence ATGTACGCGATTATTGAAACTGGTGGAAAACAAATCAAAGTAGAAGCAGGCCAAGAAATCTATGTTGAGAAATTGACTGGAGAAGCTGGTGATGTTATCACTTTTGACAAAGTTCTATTTGTAGGTGGAGATGATACTAAAGTGGGTGTTCCTTTTGTTGAAGGAGCTACTGTTACGGCTAAAGTTGTAAAAAGCGGCCGCGCTAAAAAGATCACTGTTTTCACTTATAAAGCGAAAAAGAACTACCATAGAAAAAAAGGTCACCGTCAGCCATACACGAAATTGACTGTCGATGCAATTAACCTGTAA